From one Streptomyces chromofuscus genomic stretch:
- a CDS encoding LysR family transcriptional regulator produces MNETRGGMPPLDLLSTFLEIYRAGSLSAAAQRLGVTQPAVTGQLARLEEKLGEPLFVRTPKGATPTQRAAVLASRVGVHVDGLREALSPDDAEPPLKGTVRVGGAAEVMTLRVLPVLAELTARGVTVHVTHGLADDLLSQLADGRLDLVVSAVRPTRQGLLAEPLVDEEFVLVAPPALAHTVDAARLRAEPVAALAHLPLVAYAEELPVVRRYWRSEFGRRPPNPVALLVPDLRSVLAAVVAGAGVSVLPRYVAAPALAAGEVVQLHHPEVAPLNTLYLAVRRGAPAGPAVTVLRDRLQQAARRWSTL; encoded by the coding sequence GTGAACGAAACCCGCGGCGGCATGCCGCCCCTCGATCTGCTGTCGACGTTCCTGGAGATCTACCGCGCGGGCTCGCTGTCCGCCGCGGCCCAGCGGCTCGGCGTGACCCAGCCGGCCGTCACCGGCCAACTCGCCCGCCTGGAGGAGAAACTCGGCGAACCGCTGTTCGTCCGCACACCGAAGGGCGCCACGCCGACCCAGCGGGCCGCCGTGCTCGCCTCCCGCGTCGGCGTGCACGTGGACGGCCTGCGCGAGGCACTGAGCCCGGACGACGCCGAGCCGCCGCTCAAGGGAACGGTGAGGGTCGGGGGAGCGGCCGAGGTGATGACCCTGCGGGTGCTGCCGGTGCTGGCCGAGCTGACCGCCCGGGGCGTGACCGTCCACGTGACCCACGGGCTCGCCGACGACCTGCTGTCCCAGCTGGCGGACGGACGACTGGACCTCGTCGTGTCGGCGGTCCGTCCGACCCGGCAGGGGCTGCTCGCGGAGCCGCTGGTGGACGAGGAGTTCGTCCTCGTCGCCCCGCCCGCGCTGGCCCACACCGTCGACGCCGCCCGGCTGCGGGCCGAACCGGTGGCGGCGCTCGCCCATCTGCCGCTGGTCGCCTACGCCGAGGAACTGCCCGTCGTGCGCCGCTACTGGCGCAGCGAGTTCGGCCGCCGCCCCCCGAACCCGGTGGCGCTGCTCGTCCCCGACCTGAGGTCCGTCCTCGCGGCGGTCGTCGCGGGCGCCGGCGTCTCCGTCCTGCCCCGGTACGTCGCCGCCCCGGCCCTCGCCGCCGGGGAGGTCGTGCAGCTGCACCATCCCGAGGTGGCGCCGCTCAACACGCTGTACCTGGCCGTACGACGGGGCGCGCCGGCCGGCCCCGCCGTGACCGTGCTGCGCGACCGCCTCCAGCAGGCCGCGCGCCGGTGGAGCACGCTGTGA
- a CDS encoding zinc-binding dehydrogenase, with the protein MGRQGPASRPQRYRAELREDLTKIFDLLRSGAIEARIDRIHPLREAADALRYAESGTVVGKVVIAPGAGREG; encoded by the coding sequence GTGGGCCGGCAAGGCCCGGCGTCGCGTCCGCAGCGATACCGGGCGGAGCTGCGCGAGGACCTCACGAAGATCTTCGACCTGCTGCGGTCCGGCGCGATCGAGGCCAGGATCGACCGGATCCACCCGCTGCGGGAGGCGGCCGACGCGCTGCGGTACGCCGAGTCCGGCACCGTCGTCGGCAAGGTCGTCATCGCCCCCGGCGCCGGGCGCGAAGGGTGA